The following are from one region of the Amycolatopsis sp. QT-25 genome:
- a CDS encoding class I SAM-dependent methyltransferase, with the protein MTRSAAEFDRWYADRVESPVADELVQRMLGLPPDLQSTSLLSGAGLDEVVTALGLRGGQVLLDLACGRGGYGLEIARRSGSRVVGVDFSAVAIEQAQRRAQTLELADQADFRVGELTRTGLRTASVDAVLIVDSIQFAEPKLDALRECRRVLLPGGRIVVTCWEALDDTDERLSPRMRQLDLLKQLPRAGFVNVEVTDKPAWRMAEQALWQKALTVNADDDLAMQSMQEEAQRVLATFDGLRRVLATACTPNPVHASPA; encoded by the coding sequence GTGACGAGAAGTGCTGCGGAGTTCGACCGCTGGTATGCGGATCGCGTCGAGTCGCCGGTTGCCGATGAACTTGTGCAGCGCATGCTTGGCCTTCCGCCGGACCTGCAATCCACCAGTCTGCTGAGCGGAGCCGGGCTCGATGAGGTTGTGACGGCGCTTGGCCTGCGTGGTGGGCAAGTTTTGCTGGATCTGGCGTGCGGTCGGGGAGGGTATGGGCTGGAGATCGCGCGGCGCAGCGGTTCCCGGGTTGTCGGCGTGGACTTTTCGGCGGTCGCCATCGAGCAGGCTCAGCGTCGAGCACAGACACTGGAGCTGGCGGATCAAGCCGACTTCCGGGTGGGTGAGCTGACCCGCACAGGACTCCGCACGGCGTCGGTTGACGCCGTGCTCATCGTCGACTCCATCCAGTTCGCCGAGCCGAAGCTGGACGCTCTGCGAGAGTGCCGGCGAGTTCTCCTCCCCGGCGGACGCATCGTCGTCACCTGCTGGGAAGCCCTGGACGACACCGACGAGCGGTTGTCACCGCGAATGCGGCAACTGGATCTGCTCAAGCAACTACCGCGCGCTGGATTCGTGAACGTCGAGGTCACCGACAAACCGGCATGGCGTATGGCCGAACAAGCGCTGTGGCAGAAGGCGCTCACCGTCAACGCCGACGATGACCTCGCGATGCAGTCGATGCAAGAAGAGGCGCAACGAGTCCTGGCCACCTTCGACGGATTGAGACGTGTCCTGGCCACGGCATGCACGCCCAACCCAGTTCACGCTTCGCCGGCGTAG
- a CDS encoding SMI1/KNR4 family protein, which translates to MTAPVNQLWQQILDLLQEHAPATAREIRPPAPADDLLSLQDIVGLPLPEDLVAWWALMDGIVDRHDQRAGKLVPDAFVPLAVTRAREEYERLFESTATDPTCCGPDQVHQHPAGDDGNPFCSALVPICRDTTGATLCVDLRSGDNHGMIMTVAPGDGFSPTHWGSVTEMLTEIAERLEAYAHQAELPYGEQHPAVNDEGMLQWP; encoded by the coding sequence GTGACCGCACCGGTGAACCAGCTCTGGCAGCAGATCCTGGACTTGCTGCAGGAACACGCCCCGGCCACCGCACGCGAGATCCGCCCTCCCGCTCCCGCGGACGATCTCCTCAGCCTGCAGGACATAGTCGGACTTCCCCTGCCAGAGGACCTCGTCGCCTGGTGGGCACTCATGGACGGCATCGTCGATCGGCACGATCAACGAGCCGGGAAGCTGGTGCCGGACGCCTTCGTACCCCTCGCAGTAACGCGTGCTCGCGAGGAATACGAGCGGCTTTTCGAGTCAACCGCCACCGATCCGACCTGCTGTGGCCCTGACCAGGTACATCAACACCCAGCAGGCGATGACGGAAACCCGTTCTGCTCAGCGCTGGTCCCTATCTGCCGCGATACCACCGGAGCCACACTGTGCGTTGACCTGCGCAGCGGCGACAACCACGGCATGATCATGACAGTGGCGCCCGGCGACGGCTTCAGCCCGACCCACTGGGGCAGCGTCACCGAGATGCTCACCGAGATCGCCGAACGACTCGAGGCCTACGCCCACCAAGCCGAACTTCCCTACGGGGAACAACATCCAGCGGTCAATGACGAGGGGATGCTGCAATGGCCATAA
- a CDS encoding helix-turn-helix transcriptional regulator — protein sequence MIDEFGPVLAAIGPRLRALRKREGDTLAAAAERTGISVSTLSRLESGVRTPTLALLLPLARAYRVALDDLVDPPLTGDPRLRPHPITRHGMTAIPLTTGQAELRAFKSLLPAGPVGGDPGSPFAPGVPLTLRAQRPPARGARPPAISRWQAGKRSSSTPACRTGSATPSRRSSSSSACSAPPGNGSSSKYARRTSPTS from the coding sequence ATGATCGATGAGTTCGGGCCGGTGCTGGCGGCGATCGGCCCGCGGTTGCGGGCATTGCGCAAACGCGAGGGGGACACGCTCGCCGCGGCGGCCGAGCGGACGGGGATTTCGGTGAGCACGTTGTCCCGCCTGGAATCCGGAGTGCGGACGCCGACGCTGGCGTTGCTGCTCCCGCTGGCCAGGGCGTACCGCGTGGCGCTCGACGACCTGGTCGACCCGCCGCTCACCGGGGATCCACGCCTGCGTCCCCACCCGATCACCCGGCACGGGATGACGGCCATCCCGCTGACCACCGGCCAGGCGGAGCTGCGGGCGTTCAAGTCCCTGCTCCCGGCCGGGCCGGTGGGGGGCGACCCCGGCTCCCCGTTCGCACCAGGGGTACCACTGACTCTACGTGCTCAGCGGCCGCCTGCGCGTGGTGCTCGGCCGCCCGCGATTTCACGCTGGCAGGCGGGGAAGCGGTCGAGTTCGACACCCGCGTGCCGCACTGGTTCGGCAACGCCGAGCCGAAGGTCGTCGAGTTCCTCAGCGTGCTCAGCACCTCCGGGGAACGGATCCAGCTCAAAGTACGCCCGGAGGACTTCGCCCACCTCGTGA
- a CDS encoding GNAT family N-acetyltransferase, producing MAHPDLDGTTDQRRLCRRGRWQVAGQVAVHVFPFFERTGNTGRIVALVVDEQARRRGIGDHLMTAAESFAARHGLHPAGAYQRRPAR from the coding sequence GTGGCGCATCCAGACCTGGACGGAACTACCGACCAGCGCCGCCTATGTCGCCGAGGCCGATGGCAAGTTGCTGGTCAGGTCGCCGTGCACGTGTTCCCGTTCTTCGAGCGCACTGGCAACACAGGTCGGATCGTGGCGCTGGTCGTCGACGAGCAGGCCCGCCGCCGCGGCATCGGTGACCATCTGATGACCGCGGCCGAATCGTTCGCCGCCCGGCACGGGTTGCATCCGGCTGGAGCTTACCAGCGCCGACCGGCGCGATGA
- the vanA gene encoding D-alanine--(R)-lactate ligase, whose amino-acid sequence MARLKLGILFGGSGEEHLVSVKSAREVAKSLDTAKYEPFWIGITRDGAWKLCDGPDGDWESGDCRPVVVSPDRSTRGLLVLDEGKYDSIGLDVVLPVLHGKFGEDGAMQGLLELSGIPYVGCDIPSSAVCMDKSLTYTVVSNAGIATPKFWIVNSDADVDPDQLNYPVFVKPARSGSAFGVSKVSSKEELSAALTAAREYDAKVLIEEAVVGSEVGSSILGNGSELLIGELDRVALTHGFFKIHQEASPETGSENSSFICPADISDESRDLVKETAKAIYRALGCRGLARVDLFVKEDGSVVLNEVNTLPGLTSYSRYPRMMKAAGFSLTEVIDRLVSLALAEK is encoded by the coding sequence ATGGCTAGGTTGAAGCTCGGCATCTTGTTCGGCGGTTCGGGCGAGGAGCACCTCGTCTCCGTCAAGTCGGCGCGTGAGGTGGCCAAGAGCCTCGATACGGCCAAGTACGAACCGTTCTGGATCGGCATCACCCGCGACGGCGCGTGGAAGCTCTGCGACGGCCCGGATGGGGACTGGGAAAGCGGCGACTGCCGCCCGGTCGTGGTGTCGCCGGACCGGAGCACCCGCGGCTTGCTGGTGCTGGACGAGGGTAAGTACGACTCGATCGGCCTGGATGTCGTGCTGCCCGTGCTGCATGGCAAGTTCGGTGAAGACGGCGCGATGCAAGGCCTGCTGGAACTTTCTGGCATCCCCTATGTCGGCTGCGATATCCCGAGTTCCGCAGTGTGTATGGACAAATCGCTGACCTACACCGTGGTCAGCAACGCCGGAATCGCCACCCCGAAATTCTGGATCGTCAACTCCGACGCGGATGTCGACCCCGACCAGCTCAACTACCCCGTTTTTGTGAAGCCGGCCCGGTCCGGTTCCGCCTTCGGGGTCAGCAAGGTGTCCAGCAAGGAAGAACTGTCCGCAGCGCTGACCGCTGCCCGGGAATACGACGCGAAGGTGCTGATCGAGGAAGCAGTGGTCGGCAGCGAGGTCGGTAGCTCCATCCTGGGTAATGGTTCGGAGTTGCTGATCGGCGAGCTGGACCGGGTGGCGCTCACGCACGGATTCTTCAAGATTCACCAGGAAGCCTCGCCGGAAACCGGCTCCGAGAACTCATCGTTCATTTGCCCCGCTGATATCTCCGACGAGTCGCGCGATCTAGTGAAGGAAACCGCGAAGGCCATTTACCGCGCGCTGGGCTGCCGCGGTCTGGCTCGGGTGGACCTGTTCGTCAAGGAAGACGGCAGTGTAGTGCTCAACGAGGTGAACACCCTGCCGGGTTTGACCTCCTACAGCCGTTACCCGCGGATGATGAAGGCCGCTGGCTTCTCGCTGACCGAGGTGATCGATCGGCTGGTGTCGTTGGCGCTGGCCGAAAAGTGA
- a CDS encoding AAA family ATPase, whose product MERLRLLHLTFIGPSVDPATVEFGPKLTLVRGPSDTGKSHIADSLDFMLGGSKLEELPEHDGYDQVLLGVQLPDGEPVTLARSPHGGQFSLFQGDHRAYPLPVDRKSLSAKHSAKSTENLSRYLLGKLCLDEKVIRKDGNGNTVSFTIRALAPLFLVNEIKIQAKTSPISTGQRTDETKEISAFRLLLQGEDDSSITPGESEKDQRRSKAAKSEVIDTLISELREQLHSNETLQQINEQLQRLQGTIARSTASIEQAAEARQQWGHALSDNERLATAARRSLTELETLEARFTLLHKQYTSDLDRLDAVAEAGTLLGYFSPGRCVFCGADPEHQHLNEDCADDTTALAESVREEQRKTTALRGDLVEAIAGLRAERDEKVQRLQAFTDQAAQARTEIARLDSLLNPQETELSDLLAKSSQLERDADAINRIQRLERLRTEIHEEPKPDKMERTAGLQRTAVANLSRMIAARLRAWGYQEAETTSYNFDKQDIISGNQLRSAHGKGVRAILHAAFTISLAQYCFDNDLPHPGFVILDSPLVVYRPPDPNDEPDNSGDILDTTSLSALFFADIQTNFSGQIIILENQNPPNHLESGTRDISFTKNADHGRYGLFPRTGTVSPEETSGKTAL is encoded by the coding sequence ATGGAACGGCTGAGGCTGCTGCACCTGACCTTCATAGGCCCGTCGGTCGACCCCGCCACCGTGGAATTCGGACCCAAACTCACCCTCGTCCGCGGACCGTCAGACACGGGGAAGTCCCACATCGCCGACTCCCTCGACTTCATGCTCGGCGGCTCGAAACTCGAGGAACTCCCCGAACACGACGGCTACGACCAAGTGCTGCTCGGCGTACAGCTGCCTGACGGGGAGCCGGTGACACTGGCCCGAAGTCCACACGGTGGCCAGTTCAGCCTCTTCCAAGGGGATCACCGCGCCTACCCGCTGCCCGTCGATCGCAAGTCGTTATCGGCGAAACACAGTGCCAAGAGCACCGAGAACCTCTCGCGCTATCTCCTGGGCAAACTTTGCCTCGATGAAAAGGTCATTCGCAAGGACGGAAACGGGAACACCGTCTCGTTCACCATTCGAGCCCTGGCCCCACTGTTCCTCGTGAACGAAATCAAAATCCAGGCCAAGACCTCACCGATCTCGACGGGGCAGCGCACAGACGAGACCAAAGAAATCTCAGCCTTTCGCCTGCTGTTGCAGGGCGAGGACGACTCCTCGATCACGCCAGGCGAATCGGAGAAAGACCAGCGCAGGTCCAAGGCAGCCAAGAGCGAAGTCATCGACACGTTGATATCCGAGCTACGCGAACAACTCCACAGCAACGAGACACTTCAACAGATCAACGAACAACTCCAGCGCCTACAAGGGACGATTGCCAGATCGACAGCGAGCATCGAGCAGGCCGCCGAAGCGAGGCAGCAGTGGGGGCACGCCCTGTCCGACAACGAGCGGCTTGCCACCGCCGCACGGCGAAGCCTGACCGAACTGGAGACCCTCGAGGCGCGCTTCACACTCCTGCACAAGCAGTACACCTCTGACCTAGACCGGCTGGACGCCGTCGCTGAAGCCGGGACACTGCTCGGCTACTTCAGCCCAGGACGTTGTGTGTTCTGCGGCGCCGACCCCGAACACCAGCACCTCAACGAGGACTGCGCCGACGACACAACTGCGCTCGCCGAATCCGTACGCGAAGAACAGCGCAAGACGACCGCACTCCGCGGTGACCTGGTCGAAGCCATCGCCGGCCTGCGCGCCGAACGCGACGAGAAGGTTCAGAGGCTCCAGGCCTTCACCGACCAAGCAGCCCAGGCACGGACAGAGATCGCGCGGCTGGATAGCCTGCTCAATCCCCAGGAAACCGAGCTCAGCGACCTGCTCGCTAAATCATCTCAACTGGAACGCGACGCCGACGCCATCAACCGCATTCAGCGCCTCGAAAGACTCCGCACCGAGATCCACGAGGAGCCGAAGCCAGACAAAATGGAGCGGACAGCGGGTCTGCAACGCACCGCGGTCGCCAACCTCTCCCGCATGATCGCAGCCAGGCTAAGGGCCTGGGGCTACCAGGAAGCCGAAACCACCAGCTACAACTTCGACAAACAAGACATCATATCCGGCAACCAGCTGCGCTCCGCCCACGGCAAAGGTGTCCGGGCCATCCTGCACGCCGCCTTCACCATCTCGCTCGCCCAGTACTGCTTCGACAACGACCTCCCCCACCCCGGCTTCGTCATACTCGACTCCCCACTGGTCGTCTACCGGCCACCGGACCCGAACGACGAACCCGACAACAGCGGCGACATCCTCGACACCACCAGCCTCTCAGCCCTGTTCTTCGCCGATATCCAGACAAACTTCTCCGGCCAAATCATCATCCTGGAGAACCAGAACCCGCCGAACCACCTGGAGTCCGGGACACGGGACATCTCCTTCACCAAAAACGCAGACCACGGGCGCTACGGCTTGTTCCCCCGGACGGGCACCGTCAGCCCAGAAGAAACAAGCGGCAAAACAGCCCTGTAA
- a CDS encoding ABC-three component system middle component 2, which translates to MRSPLNGPLEYGLRVLVMLTEAYPQQLDINHLVLLDHTVLHTAEIGGPPSIHPDHPLHAGELGVRRANVEEGLRVMLRSGLIDMQAPSTGIRYQAGEEAYSFVSGLASSYIAELRSRSRWVVERFATMSDEQIRQQTTVIFRRRPADAGTTSSERQEDPWNG; encoded by the coding sequence ATGAGAAGCCCCCTCAACGGTCCGCTCGAATACGGGCTCCGCGTCCTCGTGATGCTGACCGAGGCCTATCCGCAGCAGCTGGACATCAACCACCTGGTCCTGCTCGACCACACCGTGCTCCATACCGCCGAAATCGGAGGGCCACCCTCCATCCATCCTGACCATCCCCTGCACGCCGGTGAGCTCGGCGTCCGGCGGGCCAACGTCGAAGAAGGGCTACGAGTCATGCTGCGCTCCGGGCTCATCGACATGCAGGCGCCGAGCACCGGCATCCGATACCAAGCCGGCGAGGAGGCATACAGCTTCGTCAGCGGACTCGCCTCCAGCTACATCGCCGAACTGCGCAGCCGCTCCCGGTGGGTGGTCGAGCGGTTCGCGACAATGTCCGACGAGCAGATCAGACAGCAGACTACGGTGATCTTCCGCAGACGCCCCGCTGACGCAGGCACCACCAGCAGCGAGAGGCAGGAAGACCCATGGAACGGCTGA